From the Rhodanobacter soli genome, one window contains:
- a CDS encoding DUF2461 domain-containing protein: MSQSYFTPATFRFLRAVGRNNNRDWFHAHKDDYERHVREPFLRLITDLQGPLAKISPHYRADPRKNGGSLYRIYRDTRYSNNKLPYKSWQGSRFFHERRHEIQAPGFYLHIEPGECFAGGGMWHPEPDALKHIREFLVNNPAAWKRATQGKAFRERLRLGGESLVRPPRGYDPAHELIEDLKRKDFVATTAFSEALACSDELLPWTVATFKQVAPLVDYLCAAQELEF; encoded by the coding sequence ATGTCCCAGAGCTATTTCACCCCCGCCACCTTCCGCTTCCTGCGCGCCGTCGGGCGCAACAACAACCGCGATTGGTTCCACGCGCACAAGGATGACTACGAGCGTCACGTGCGCGAGCCGTTCCTGCGGCTGATCACCGACCTGCAGGGGCCGCTGGCAAAGATCAGCCCGCACTACCGCGCCGACCCGCGCAAGAACGGCGGCTCGCTGTACCGCATCTACCGGGACACCCGCTACTCCAACAACAAGCTGCCGTACAAGTCGTGGCAGGGTTCGCGCTTCTTCCACGAGCGCCGGCACGAGATCCAGGCGCCGGGGTTCTACCTGCACATCGAACCTGGCGAATGCTTCGCCGGGGGCGGCATGTGGCACCCGGAACCGGATGCGCTGAAGCACATCCGCGAATTCCTGGTCAACAACCCCGCCGCGTGGAAACGGGCCACCCAGGGCAAGGCGTTTCGCGAGCGCCTGCGGTTGGGTGGGGAATCGCTGGTCCGCCCGCCGCGCGGCTACGACCCTGCGCACGAGTTGATCGAAGACCTCAAGCGCAAGGATTTCGTCGCCACCACCGCGTTCAGCGAGGCACTGGCCTGTTCCGACGAACTGCTGCCGTGGACGGTGGCCACGTTCAAGCAGGTCGCGCCGCTGGTCGACTACCTGTGCGCGGCGCAGGAACTGGAGTTCTAG
- a CDS encoding isopenicillin N synthase family dioxygenase: protein MKNVPTLDIRRYDTDRDTFVAEIGAAYREFGFCCISGHGIARDLIDGSYDVFQRFFALPTEIKMKYHIAGAGGARGYTPFKVETAKDSQYADLKEFWHIGREIPRDSKFADVMPPNIWPSEVPEFRQYGYGLYEALDQLGTRVLRALALHIGEPENFFEDKTDVGNSILRPIHYPPITQDDIPNVRAGAHEDINFITLLVGASAEGLEVLTREGEWLPITTEGDAIVVNIGDMLQRLSNHVFPSTTHRVVNPRNENARKPRYSVPFFLHPNPDVVLDPLDSCITPDNPRRYDTSITSHEYLLQRLREIKLI, encoded by the coding sequence ATGAAGAATGTTCCCACCCTCGACATCCGCCGCTACGACACCGATCGCGACACCTTCGTCGCCGAGATCGGCGCGGCCTACCGTGAATTCGGTTTCTGCTGCATCAGCGGACACGGCATCGCGCGCGACCTGATCGACGGCTCATACGACGTGTTCCAGCGCTTCTTCGCGCTGCCGACCGAAATCAAGATGAAATACCACATCGCCGGTGCCGGTGGCGCGCGCGGCTACACGCCGTTCAAGGTGGAAACCGCCAAGGACAGCCAGTACGCCGACCTCAAGGAGTTCTGGCATATCGGCCGCGAGATACCGCGCGATTCGAAATTCGCCGACGTGATGCCGCCGAATATCTGGCCGAGCGAAGTGCCGGAATTCAGGCAGTACGGCTACGGCCTGTACGAAGCGCTGGATCAGCTCGGCACGCGCGTGCTGCGCGCGCTGGCCTTGCACATCGGCGAGCCGGAGAACTTCTTCGAAGACAAGACCGACGTCGGCAACTCGATCCTGCGCCCGATCCACTATCCGCCGATCACCCAGGACGACATTCCGAACGTTCGCGCCGGTGCACACGAGGACATCAACTTCATCACCCTGCTGGTTGGCGCCAGCGCGGAAGGGCTGGAAGTGCTCACCCGCGAGGGCGAGTGGCTGCCGATCACCACCGAGGGCGACGCGATCGTGGTGAACATCGGCGACATGCTGCAGCGGCTTTCCAACCACGTGTTCCCGTCCACCACGCATCGGGTGGTCAACCCGCGGAACGAGAACGCGCGCAAGCCGCGCTATTCGGTGCCGTTCTTCCTGCACCCGAACCCGGACGTAGTGCTGGACCCGCTCGACTCGTGCATCACCCCGGACAACCCGCGCCGCTACGACACCTCGATCACCTCGCACGAGTATCTGCTGCAACGGTTGCGCGAGATCAAGCTGATCTGA
- the secG gene encoding preprotein translocase subunit SecG → MFVIFSVFYILIAAAMIVLILLQNGAGADAGSGFGGGASATVFGARGSSTFLTRATGVLAGLFFLLSLGMGIYLHGNGAPHTNAEDLGVMAALADKPAAGKTTPAAPAAGSEVPAAAPAATNNAVPAAQPAATPAPTRSQGEVPAATEPPAKH, encoded by the coding sequence ATGTTCGTCATTTTCAGCGTGTTTTACATTCTGATCGCTGCGGCGATGATCGTGCTGATCCTGCTGCAGAACGGCGCTGGCGCCGATGCCGGTTCGGGCTTCGGCGGCGGCGCGTCGGCCACGGTGTTCGGCGCGCGTGGTTCGTCCACGTTCCTGACACGTGCCACCGGCGTGCTTGCGGGTTTGTTCTTCCTGCTCAGCCTCGGCATGGGCATCTACCTGCATGGCAACGGCGCGCCGCATACCAATGCGGAGGATCTGGGCGTGATGGCCGCGCTCGCCGACAAACCGGCTGCCGGCAAGACGACCCCGGCCGCGCCGGCGGCGGGCTCGGAAGTACCGGCAGCGGCGCCCGCTGCAACCAACAACGCCGTCCCGGCTGCACAGCCGGCGGCCACCCCCGCCCCGACTCGGAGTCAGGGCGAGGTACCGGCAGCCACCGAGCCGCCGGCCAAGCACTGA
- the sbcB gene encoding exodeoxyribonuclease I, protein MQTFFWHDYETSGADPRRDRPLQFAGIRTTLELEVIGEPVMFYGRPSLEMPPHPDACLITGIAPQQAEREGVSEAEFAARVHEQLAAPGTCGVGYNSLRFDDEFTRQMLYRNFYEPYGREWENGNSRWDLIDLVRMCQALRPEGIVWPLREDGSPSFKLEHLAGANQLKQERAHDALSDVYALIDLARLIRVRQPRLWDWYYGLRRKQKVFELLDAVNMTPLVHVSSRYPASRHCLAVIAPLAPHPSRPGEVIVYDLATDPAAWLALDEDEIADRIFTARADLPEDIERIPLRTVRANHAPALAPLSVLQGVDLDRLQLDLARCQAHRDVLHAVDGLAEKLRRVFQRAAELPPPEDPELALYGGGFLPDADKRLLAQVRATPPKELGTRAFPFRDPRYAELLFRYRARNWPETLDADERTRWESFREARLTRHTPLTGLTLDDYFARLGELRHDPQAQDKLALLDQLQAWGEQLAASVAPL, encoded by the coding sequence ATGCAGACCTTCTTCTGGCACGACTACGAGACCTCCGGCGCCGACCCGCGGCGCGACCGGCCGCTGCAGTTCGCCGGCATCCGCACCACCCTCGAACTGGAAGTCATCGGCGAACCCGTGATGTTCTACGGCAGGCCCTCGCTGGAGATGCCGCCCCACCCCGACGCCTGCCTGATCACCGGCATCGCCCCGCAACAGGCCGAACGCGAAGGGGTCAGCGAGGCCGAATTCGCCGCTCGCGTGCACGAACAGCTGGCGGCGCCTGGCACCTGCGGGGTCGGCTACAACTCGCTGCGCTTCGACGACGAGTTCACCCGGCAGATGCTGTACCGCAACTTCTACGAGCCGTACGGCCGCGAGTGGGAGAACGGCAACTCGCGCTGGGACCTGATCGACCTGGTGCGCATGTGCCAGGCGTTGCGGCCCGAAGGCATCGTCTGGCCGCTCCGCGAGGACGGCTCGCCCAGCTTCAAGCTGGAACACCTGGCCGGCGCGAACCAGCTCAAGCAGGAACGCGCCCACGACGCACTGTCGGACGTCTACGCGCTGATCGACCTGGCCCGGCTGATCCGCGTGCGCCAGCCGCGGCTGTGGGACTGGTACTACGGCCTGCGCCGCAAGCAGAAGGTGTTCGAGCTGCTCGACGCGGTAAACATGACGCCGCTGGTGCACGTCTCCTCGCGCTACCCGGCCAGCCGCCATTGCCTGGCCGTGATCGCGCCGCTGGCGCCGCATCCCAGCCGCCCCGGCGAGGTGATCGTGTACGACCTCGCCACCGACCCGGCCGCATGGCTGGCGCTGGACGAGGACGAGATCGCCGACCGCATCTTCACCGCGCGCGCCGACCTGCCCGAGGATATCGAACGCATCCCGCTGCGCACCGTGCGCGCGAACCACGCGCCGGCGCTGGCGCCGCTGTCGGTGCTGCAGGGCGTGGACCTGGACCGCCTGCAGCTGGACCTGGCCCGCTGCCAGGCCCACCGTGACGTGCTGCATGCCGTCGACGGGCTCGCCGAGAAACTGCGCCGCGTGTTCCAGCGCGCCGCCGAACTGCCGCCACCGGAAGACCCCGAACTGGCCTTGTACGGCGGCGGCTTCCTGCCCGACGCGGACAAGCGCCTGCTGGCCCAGGTGCGCGCCACGCCGCCGAAGGAACTGGGCACGCGCGCGTTCCCGTTCCGCGATCCACGCTATGCGGAGCTGCTGTTCCGCTACCGCGCGCGCAACTGGCCCGAAACGCTGGATGCCGACGAGCGAACGCGCTGGGAAAGCTTCCGCGAAGCGCGCCTCACCCGCCACACGCCGCTTACCGGACTCACCCTCGACGATTATTTCGCCCGCCTCGGCGAACTCCGCCACGATCCGCAGGCGCAGGACAAGCTGGCCCTGCTCGACCAGTTGCAGGCGTGGGGCGAGCAGCTCGCCGCCAGCGTCGCCCCCCTCTGA
- the orn gene encoding oligoribonuclease → MSQVHEDNLIWIDLEMTGLDTDNDSILEIATVVTDKDLNVLAEGPVFAMRHEIDRLESMDSWNTNQHHKSGLWRQVLISETDHAMAEQATVDFLRAWVPPGKSPMCGNSICQDRRFLHRQMPRLERYFHYRNLDVSTLKELARRWAPEIAKSVGKESAHTALSDIRDSIAELRHYRRYMGELGGGIKA, encoded by the coding sequence ATGAGCCAAGTACACGAAGACAACCTGATCTGGATCGATCTGGAGATGACCGGCCTCGACACCGACAACGACTCGATCCTGGAGATCGCCACGGTGGTCACCGACAAAGATCTGAACGTGCTGGCCGAAGGACCGGTATTCGCCATGCGCCACGAAATCGACCGACTGGAGTCGATGGACAGCTGGAATACCAACCAGCACCACAAGTCGGGCCTGTGGCGGCAGGTGCTGATCTCGGAAACCGATCACGCGATGGCCGAGCAGGCCACGGTGGATTTCCTGCGCGCGTGGGTGCCGCCGGGCAAGTCGCCGATGTGCGGCAACTCGATCTGCCAGGATCGCCGCTTCCTGCACCGGCAGATGCCGCGGCTGGAACGCTACTTCCACTACCGCAACCTGGACGTCTCCACGCTCAAGGAACTGGCCCGGCGCTGGGCGCCGGAAATCGCCAAGAGCGTCGGCAAGGAATCGGCGCATACCGCGCTGTCGGATATTCGCGACTCCATCGCCGAGCTGCGCCATTATCGCCGCTACATGGGCGAACTGGGCGGCGGGATCAAAGCCTGA
- the glmM gene encoding phosphoglucosamine mutase: MTQRKYFGTDGIRGMVGQWPISADFMLRLGRAAGSVLARDGKERPNVLIGKDTRISGYMFEAALESGLVAAGADVGLLGPMPTPAVAYLTRSMRAQTGIVISASHNPHHDNGIKFFSANGEKLSDEVELAIEREIDAEFVTVPSERLGRARRIDDAVARYAEYCKGTVAEDFSLHGLKLVLDCAHGATYQVAPKVFAELGAEVIAIGDRPDGFNINREVGSTHPQTLQQAVLAHGADIGIAFDGDGDRVQLVDRHGVLADGDDILYVLARSWHAQGMLKGPVVGTLMSNYGLQLALAELGVPLIRANVGDRYVLQKLKEHGGVLGGETSGHVLCLDRATTGDGIVVALAVLEALARSGLDLAAARQGLQKMPQVMLNVRAAGAREALASSEVKQALAEVEQILHGRGRVVLRASGTEPLVRVTIEGADAVEVQRLAERLAGIVKSTAERS, from the coding sequence ATGACCCAGCGCAAATATTTCGGTACGGACGGCATTCGCGGCATGGTCGGGCAATGGCCGATCAGCGCGGACTTCATGCTGCGGCTGGGTCGCGCCGCCGGCAGCGTGCTGGCGCGCGACGGCAAGGAGCGGCCGAATGTGCTGATCGGCAAGGACACCCGCATTTCGGGCTACATGTTCGAGGCCGCGCTGGAGTCTGGCCTGGTGGCCGCCGGTGCCGACGTGGGCTTGCTTGGCCCGATGCCGACGCCGGCAGTGGCGTACCTGACCCGTTCCATGCGCGCGCAGACCGGCATCGTGATCAGCGCCTCGCACAACCCGCATCACGACAATGGCATCAAGTTCTTCTCCGCCAACGGCGAGAAACTGTCCGACGAGGTCGAGCTGGCGATCGAGCGGGAGATCGACGCCGAGTTCGTCACGGTGCCGTCCGAACGGCTTGGCAGGGCTCGCCGGATCGATGATGCGGTGGCCCGTTACGCGGAGTACTGCAAGGGCACCGTGGCGGAGGATTTCAGCCTGCACGGGCTCAAGCTGGTGCTGGATTGCGCGCATGGCGCCACTTACCAGGTGGCGCCGAAAGTGTTTGCCGAACTGGGCGCCGAGGTGATCGCGATAGGCGACAGGCCGGATGGCTTCAACATCAACCGCGAAGTCGGCTCGACCCATCCGCAGACTTTGCAGCAGGCGGTGCTGGCGCATGGCGCCGACATCGGCATCGCGTTCGACGGCGACGGCGATCGCGTACAGCTGGTCGACCGGCATGGCGTACTGGCCGACGGCGACGATATCCTCTATGTGCTGGCGCGCAGCTGGCACGCGCAGGGGATGTTGAAGGGGCCGGTGGTCGGCACCCTGATGAGCAACTACGGCCTGCAGCTCGCGCTGGCCGAGCTCGGGGTGCCGCTGATCCGCGCCAACGTGGGCGACCGCTACGTACTGCAGAAGCTGAAGGAGCATGGCGGCGTGCTCGGCGGCGAAACTTCCGGCCACGTCCTGTGCCTGGACCGTGCCACCACCGGTGACGGCATCGTCGTCGCGCTGGCCGTGCTGGAGGCGCTGGCGCGCTCAGGCTTGGACCTGGCCGCAGCGCGGCAGGGTTTGCAGAAAATGCCGCAGGTGATGCTCAACGTGCGTGCCGCCGGCGCACGCGAGGCACTGGCGAGCAGTGAAGTAAAACAGGCTTTGGCCGAGGTGGAACAGATCCTGCACGGCCGCGGCCGAGTGGTGCTGCGCGCCTCCGGTACCGAACCGCTGGTGCGCGTCACCATCGAGGGGGCCGATGCGGTGGAAGTGCAGCGGTTGGCAGAGAGGCTCGCCGGGATTGTAAAATCCACAGCCGAACGCTCGTGA
- the folP gene encoding dihydropteroate synthase: protein MSMSNDLFAPVLDCAGRPLRLDRARVVGILNVTPDSFSDGGMHDSVETAVAHGLRMAEEGADMLDVGGESTRPGAADVPVEEELRRVLPVIEQLIARTTLPIAIDTSKPEVMRAAVAAGAGMINDVYALRRDGAMQAAAELGVPVCLMHMQGEPRSMQAEPHYDDVVGEVHRFLTDRLFACELAGIDRRKVMVDVGFGFGKTLQHNLALLCALERFANLGSGVYAGLSRKSMIGTLTGRSEPIERAAGSAAAALIAVQRGARMVRVHDVAATVDALAVWQAVRALDTVPRREEKSSAPRWPDDD from the coding sequence ATGAGCATGTCGAACGATCTGTTTGCGCCGGTGCTGGACTGCGCCGGGCGTCCGTTGCGGCTCGATCGCGCACGGGTGGTCGGCATCCTCAACGTCACCCCCGATTCGTTTTCCGACGGCGGCATGCACGACAGCGTGGAAACCGCCGTGGCGCATGGCCTGCGCATGGCGGAAGAGGGCGCCGACATGCTCGATGTCGGCGGCGAGTCGACCCGTCCCGGCGCGGCCGACGTGCCGGTCGAGGAAGAGTTGCGCCGGGTGCTGCCGGTGATCGAGCAACTGATCGCGCGCACCACGTTGCCGATCGCGATCGACACGTCCAAGCCGGAGGTGATGCGCGCAGCGGTGGCCGCCGGCGCCGGCATGATCAACGACGTGTATGCGCTGCGCCGCGATGGTGCGATGCAGGCTGCGGCCGAACTGGGCGTGCCGGTGTGCCTGATGCACATGCAGGGCGAGCCGCGCAGCATGCAGGCCGAGCCGCATTACGACGACGTGGTCGGCGAGGTGCACCGGTTCCTCACCGACCGGCTGTTCGCCTGCGAACTGGCCGGGATCGACCGGCGCAAGGTGATGGTCGACGTCGGTTTCGGTTTCGGCAAGACGCTGCAACACAACCTCGCGCTGCTGTGCGCGCTGGAGCGTTTCGCCAACCTCGGCAGCGGCGTGTATGCCGGGCTGTCGCGCAAGTCGATGATTGGCACGCTGACCGGCCGCAGCGAACCCATCGAACGCGCCGCCGGCTCAGCCGCGGCCGCGTTGATCGCGGTTCAGCGTGGCGCCCGCATGGTGCGCGTGCATGACGTCGCCGCCACCGTGGATGCATTGGCGGTATGGCAGGCGGTGCGTGCGCTCGACACCGTACCGCGGCGTGAGGAAAAATCCAGCGCACCGCGCTGGCCCGACGACGACTGA
- a CDS encoding SDR family NAD(P)-dependent oxidoreductase — MPPPRPLSLITGASSGIGAAFARQLATLGHDLVLTARRVDRLETLATELRGQHATRIIVLPHDLSDPATPRTLCDALEQRGLQVDWLINNAGYGVPGTFVANGWATHADFLQVLLTAPTELAWRLLPGMRQRGHGRIINVASLAGHVPGPAGHTLYAASKAYLIKFSQSLALENRAAGVNVCALCPGFTWSEFHDVTRTRDKMDKLPGFMWLSAEEVVHQGIAAVERGDAVYIPGRVNRTIKAAIQLLPDRLAMWLSARESKRYRNTQI, encoded by the coding sequence ATGCCACCGCCCCGCCCGCTCAGCCTGATCACCGGCGCCTCGTCCGGCATCGGTGCCGCCTTTGCCCGGCAACTTGCTACGCTCGGCCACGACCTGGTGCTGACCGCTCGCCGAGTCGACCGGCTGGAAACCCTCGCCACCGAATTACGCGGCCAACATGCCACCCGGATCATCGTGCTGCCGCACGACCTGTCCGATCCGGCCACGCCGCGGACACTGTGCGATGCACTGGAACAGCGTGGCCTGCAGGTCGACTGGCTGATCAACAACGCCGGTTACGGCGTACCCGGCACCTTCGTCGCCAACGGCTGGGCGACCCACGCGGACTTCCTGCAGGTATTGCTGACCGCACCCACCGAACTGGCGTGGCGGTTGCTGCCTGGCATGCGCCAGCGCGGCCACGGCCGCATCATCAACGTCGCCTCGCTCGCCGGGCACGTCCCCGGTCCGGCCGGGCATACCTTGTATGCCGCCAGCAAGGCCTATCTGATCAAGTTCTCGCAGTCGCTGGCGCTGGAAAACCGCGCGGCCGGGGTGAACGTCTGCGCACTCTGCCCCGGCTTCACCTGGTCGGAATTCCACGACGTCACCCGCACCCGCGACAAGATGGACAAGCTGCCCGGCTTCATGTGGCTGAGCGCGGAAGAGGTGGTGCACCAGGGCATCGCGGCGGTCGAACGTGGCGACGCCGTATACATTCCCGGCCGGGTCAATCGCACCATCAAGGCAGCCATCCAGTTGCTGCCGGACCGGCTGGCCATGTGGCTTTCCGCACGGGAGTCGAAACGCTACCGGAATACCCAGATCTAG
- a CDS encoding MFS transporter, whose product MQTPLVDNFPSDRLRRRDVKTLLLSALGGALEFYDFVVFVFFAIPLSHLFFPPDTAPWLAQLQVFGIFAAGYLARPLGGIVMAHYGDKLGRKRMFTLSVFLMAVPTLAIGLLPVYAQIGMLAPLLLLLLRVVQGIAVGGEVPGAWVFVAEHVPARRIGFACASLTSGLTVGILIGSLVAAAINSRMTPAEVLDHGWRLPFLAGGVFGFFAVWLRRWLSETPVFEAMHARKELASGLPLRRVFERHLPSVLLSMLVTWMLTAAIVVLILMTPSLVQSAFHVVPARAFLGNSVASFALALGCLFYGWLADRIGYAWALLCGAIGLLVCGYALYFDLQAGAAHFVALYALAGFAVGVVGVVPALMVVAFPPAVRFSGLSFSYNIAYALFGGLTPPLIGLLLKRFGVLAPAHYVAFTAVIGIAVAVWLLAARRSSVTMAPV is encoded by the coding sequence ATGCAGACCCCACTGGTTGACAACTTTCCCTCCGATCGTCTGCGCCGACGCGACGTGAAAACCCTGCTGCTGTCCGCGCTGGGCGGTGCGCTGGAGTTCTACGACTTCGTGGTGTTCGTGTTCTTCGCGATCCCGTTGAGCCACCTGTTCTTTCCGCCCGACACCGCGCCGTGGCTGGCCCAGCTGCAGGTGTTCGGCATCTTCGCGGCGGGTTACCTGGCGCGGCCGCTGGGTGGCATCGTGATGGCGCACTACGGCGACAAGCTGGGGCGCAAGCGGATGTTCACCCTCAGCGTGTTCCTGATGGCGGTGCCGACCCTGGCCATCGGCCTGCTGCCGGTGTACGCGCAGATCGGCATGCTGGCGCCGCTCTTGCTGCTGTTGCTGCGGGTGGTGCAGGGCATCGCGGTGGGCGGCGAGGTGCCCGGCGCATGGGTATTCGTTGCCGAGCACGTGCCGGCGCGGCGCATCGGTTTCGCCTGCGCCAGCCTCACCTCAGGACTCACCGTGGGCATCCTGATCGGCTCGCTGGTGGCCGCGGCAATCAACAGCCGGATGACTCCGGCCGAAGTGCTCGATCATGGCTGGCGGCTGCCGTTCCTGGCCGGCGGCGTGTTCGGCTTCTTCGCGGTGTGGCTGCGCCGCTGGCTCAGCGAGACGCCGGTGTTCGAGGCGATGCATGCGCGCAAGGAGCTGGCCTCGGGCCTGCCGCTGCGGCGGGTGTTCGAACGACACCTGCCCAGCGTGCTGCTGTCGATGCTGGTGACCTGGATGCTCACCGCCGCGATCGTGGTGCTGATCCTGATGACGCCGTCGCTGGTGCAGTCCGCGTTCCATGTCGTGCCGGCGCGCGCGTTCCTCGGCAACAGCGTGGCCTCGTTTGCGCTGGCGCTGGGCTGTCTCTTCTACGGCTGGCTGGCCGATCGCATCGGCTACGCGTGGGCGTTGCTGTGCGGCGCGATCGGGCTGCTGGTATGCGGCTACGCGTTGTACTTCGACCTGCAGGCCGGCGCCGCACATTTCGTCGCGCTGTACGCACTGGCGGGTTTCGCCGTGGGCGTCGTCGGCGTGGTGCCGGCGCTGATGGTGGTGGCGTTTCCGCCAGCGGTGCGTTTTTCCGGCCTGTCGTTCTCGTACAACATCGCCTATGCGCTGTTCGGTGGATTGACGCCGCCGCTGATCGGCCTGCTGCTGAAGCGGTTCGGCGTGCTCGCACCGGCGCACTACGTGGCGTTCACCGCCGTGATCGGGATCGCCGTCGCGGTCTGGCTGCTGGCCGCGCGGCGCAGCAGCGTCACGATGGCTCCGGTCTAG
- a CDS encoding DUF6445 family protein yields MSLFPTQMRPLPYRKPVEGRDYWVVDDVLPNADEVHARCLAKTDWEMGYPYTGEVWPGMRATPALLDEELAALDAQVCRLTGAKKVWVERTETGIRLNHNCVQVVGSVEGAVKPHTDSSNLCRYAAVLYLNPDVPEQCGTSFFRQRMPGGQLGGNIVMPPHRNLAEALGNRFVQPNSFVEDVRVAHRYNRLLVYKANLIHSASAYWGLETAAKRMTAVFFWMA; encoded by the coding sequence ATGTCCCTGTTCCCTACCCAGATGCGTCCGTTGCCTTACCGCAAGCCCGTCGAAGGCCGCGACTACTGGGTGGTCGACGACGTGCTGCCGAATGCCGACGAGGTGCACGCGCGCTGCCTGGCCAAGACCGACTGGGAAATGGGCTATCCGTACACCGGCGAGGTATGGCCGGGCATGCGCGCAACGCCCGCCTTGCTCGACGAGGAGCTGGCCGCGCTGGATGCACAGGTGTGCCGGCTGACCGGTGCGAAGAAAGTCTGGGTCGAGCGAACCGAGACCGGCATCCGGCTCAACCACAATTGCGTGCAGGTGGTCGGCTCGGTCGAGGGCGCGGTCAAGCCGCATACCGATTCATCGAACCTGTGCCGCTACGCCGCCGTGCTGTATCTCAACCCCGACGTGCCGGAGCAGTGCGGCACCAGCTTCTTCCGCCAGCGCATGCCCGGCGGCCAGCTCGGCGGCAATATCGTGATGCCACCGCACCGCAACCTGGCCGAAGCGCTGGGCAACCGTTTCGTGCAGCCGAACTCGTTCGTCGAGGACGTGCGCGTGGCGCATCGCTACAACCGGCTGCTGGTCTACAAGGCCAACCTGATCCACAGCGCCAGCGCGTACTGGGGGCTGGAAACGGCGGCCAAGCGCATGACCGCCGTGTTCTTCTGGATGGCGTAG
- the tpiA gene encoding triose-phosphate isomerase, producing MRKKFVAGNWKMHGSRSMAKALVNDIAAGMPDDIDVAVFPPFPYLAELAWQHADSGLGMGAQDVSEHEGQGAYTGEVSAAMLADVGARWALVGHSERRQYHGESDELVARKFAAARAGGLTPILCVGETLEQREAGETEAVIARQLQAVLALNGAASFDTAVIAYEPVWAIGTGRTASPEQAQQVHAFIRSQLEKEDVMIARLTRLLYGGSVKAANAAELFAQADVDGGLIGGASLAASDFLGICAAAHQALQAQ from the coding sequence ATGCGCAAGAAATTCGTCGCCGGCAACTGGAAAATGCACGGCAGCCGTTCGATGGCCAAGGCCCTGGTGAACGACATCGCTGCCGGCATGCCGGACGACATCGATGTGGCCGTATTCCCGCCGTTTCCGTACCTGGCCGAACTGGCCTGGCAGCATGCCGATTCCGGTCTGGGCATGGGTGCGCAGGACGTCAGCGAGCATGAGGGGCAGGGCGCGTATACCGGTGAAGTCTCCGCCGCCATGCTGGCGGATGTCGGCGCGCGCTGGGCGCTGGTCGGCCACTCCGAGCGCCGCCAGTATCACGGCGAGAGCGACGAACTGGTCGCGCGCAAATTTGCCGCGGCCCGTGCCGGCGGCCTGACGCCGATCCTGTGCGTGGGCGAAACCCTGGAGCAGCGTGAAGCCGGCGAAACCGAAGCGGTCATCGCGCGGCAGTTGCAGGCCGTGCTGGCGCTCAATGGCGCGGCCAGTTTCGACACCGCGGTGATTGCCTACGAGCCGGTCTGGGCGATCGGTACCGGCCGTACCGCCAGCCCAGAGCAGGCACAGCAAGTGCATGCCTTCATTCGTAGCCAACTGGAAAAGGAAGATGTTATGATTGCCCGTCTGACCCGACTGCTTTACGGCGGCAGCGTCAAGGCGGCCAATGCCGCGGAATTGTTCGCGCAGGCGGACGTGGATGGAGGGCTGATCGGCGGTGCCTCTCTGGCCGCATCCGACTTCCTTGGAATCTGCGCCGCGGCGCATCAGGCGCTACAGGCTCAATAG